One segment of Sphaerodactylus townsendi isolate TG3544 linkage group LG17, MPM_Stown_v2.3, whole genome shotgun sequence DNA contains the following:
- the B2M gene encoding beta-2-microglobulin has product MAKEAVLCCILLACSLQMLLADGREPSVQMYTRHPVEIGKENTVQCYVDRFHPPKINITLLKNNQPMESRRSDLSFHPDWTFHQLVYAHVTMDANAEYTCRVEHEALTQPKIVRLEY; this is encoded by the exons ATGGCGAAGGAAGCCGTGCTGTGTTGTATCCTGCTGGCTTGCAGCCTCCAAATGCTGCTTGCCGACGGCC GAGAACCTTCTGTCCAAATGTACACTCGTCATCCCGTGGAGATTGGCAAGGAGAACACCGTGCAGTGCTACGTTGACCGATTCCATCCTCCCAAAATCAACATCACGCTTTTGAAGAACAACCAGCCAATGGAGAGTCGGCGCAGCGACCTGTCTTTTCACCCCGACTGGACCTTCCATCAACTCGTCTATGCCCATGTCACGATGGATGCGAATGCTGAGTACACCTGCAGGGTTGAGCACGAAGCCTTGACTCAGCCCAAAATTGTCAGACTCG AGTACTGA